One part of the Engraulis encrasicolus isolate BLACKSEA-1 chromosome 17, IST_EnEncr_1.0, whole genome shotgun sequence genome encodes these proteins:
- the faap100 gene encoding Fanconi anemia core complex-associated protein 100 produces the protein MEGMRCSVESWAAFGLLKTSDVKLILAETEVVFSTGRDEVLIFSGTEKRVQDVLQFDSPVSHLTLCKRRLIYALCENDGVYCVSFPQQSRSVTEDEDPIVHRVTEESILLRDKTVVSFYIIDDILITVSQDTAQWRLCLYRTTDGKHVSLRKLAEHRISSIYTDVPQRNSKSVEHKDAGSSVRHPVLTCVYPSGGASFAGDTSRSPDYLLDPVLFSLLFSVDAALLNSPVVLCGLPDGRVCYLPLLLPVTTAASSPEEQRTALRVLHSLEQPIAFIGTAVATETGGGVPRSLVVIGQTGRVLQLTANEHEGEGKMTGFNEFRVRGPVVCACTNGSHVYYSTGSDLLALKMSVSSPSSSSSSSNQTGPPDSLTPLPVSLKVSRVIAMTPTSGDPTTEDGVELLALTQHGKLQKIRVPQLQQQPGQGGDRGSAPRMPASVAGQRVKDLLAGIGNVWERASALKNSVEQRNSSLKLLNQVLNISIAMLSNQKTEDQSCDGQQPIRCRGVTSWTRVLQEESLMLTCTLENNSGFVLERGWFLCIHVHPASSSPAAETKNPSRTYTFPLQKLETGREASQTLPLGTTKSLSLPLTVYCSLMFSTCSIGSPEEPQFKGLENTGLVQQRPSTLTALTPSKDCVCLPLNTLTVDALDAFQLDTAASVTSTVSRQQLSTTATMSPDPIHALLVSRGMEVDGDLSKVRDQRSQPYAAVVKISAECLRARLKDIGSSAAPETRGQEPCLAALRWLLSGDGVRTERGLLEPLQTPMVMGHGPTGCSAKISVKEVTMSDVYVSGPLSVLEVHIESFSLEMVCGLHHAVLQRIQSLVNGCRRSQEPHVRLREESLRQAVQRAEALHKALQEALAPTALGISSTSHNTTHKLLSIYQQLRDNPLLVL, from the exons ATGGAGGGTATGAGGTGCTCTGTCGAATCATGGGCAGCATTCGGTCTGTTGAAGACATCTGATGTGAAGTTAATTTTGGCTGAGACAGAAGTTGTTTTTAGCACAGGTCGAGATGAAGTGCTCATCTTCAGTGGCACAGAAAAGAGAGTCCAG GATGTTCTTCAGTTTGACTCACCTGTGTCTCACCTGACGCTATGTAAGCGACGCCTTATTTATGCACTCTGTGAGAACGATGGAGTTTACTGTGTCAGTTTCCCACAACAATCCAG GTCTGTTACAGAGGACGAAGATCCTATAGTGCATAGAGTAACAGAGGAATCCATCCTACTCAGAGACAAAACTGTGGTGTCTTTCTATATCATCGATGACATCCTTATCACTGTATCTCAGGACACGGCCCAATGGAGGCTGTGTCTCTACAGAACTACAGATGGCAAACATGTCTCCCTCAGGAAACTTGCAGAGCATCGCATCTCATCCATTTACACTGACGTACCACAACGTAACAGCAAGTCTGTGGAACACAAGGATGCTGGATCCTCAGTCCGACACCCAGTGTTGACGTGTGTCTACCCCAGTGGAGGCGCTTCGTTTGCGGGGGACACGAGCAGGTCTCCTGACTACCTCCTGGATCCCGTGCTGTTCAGCCTCTTGTTCAGTGTGGACGCTGCCCTCCTCAACTCACCCGTGGTCCTGTGCGGGTTACCAGACGGACGTGTGTGCTACCTGCCCCTGTTGCTACCGGTCACAACAGCAGCATCCTCGCCTGAGGAGCAGAGGACAGCCCTGAGAGTCCTGCACAGCCTCGAGCAGCCAATTGCCTTCATCGGAACTGCAGTCGCCACGGAAACCGGAGGGGGCGTCCCAAGAAGCCTGGTGGTGATTGGTCAAACGGGGAGAGTGCTACAGCTGACGGCCAATGAGCATGAGGGGGAAGGAAAGATGACAGGCTTCAATGAGTTCAGGGTTCGGGGGCCGGTGGTATGTGCTTGCACGAATGGCAGCCACGTTTACTACAGCACTGGATCTGACCTGCTGGCTCTGAAAATGAGcgtatcatcaccatcatcatcatcatcatcatccaatcAGACTGGACCGCCAGACTCCCTCACTCCTCTTCCAGTCAGTCTGAAGGTCAGCAGGGTCATCGCCATGACGCCCACCTCAGGTGACCCCACCACAG AGGATGGTGTGGAGCTGCTGGCGCTGACTCAGCATGGGAAGCTCCAGAAAATCCGGGTCCctcagctccagcagcagccgGGACAGGGGGGTGACAGAGGCAGCGCGCCCAGGATGCCTGCATCTGTGGCCGGCCAAAGGGTGAAGGACCTCCTGGCGGGGATCGGGAATGTCTGGGAGAG GGCATCTGCGTTGAAAAACTCTGTTGAACAGAGGAACAGCAGCCTGAAGCTTCTCAACCAAGTTCTCAACATCTCCATCGCAATGCTCTCCAATCAGAAAACAGAAGACCAGTCATGTGACGGTCAGCAGCCAATCAGGTGCCGTGGAGTGACCAGTTGGACCCGTGTGTTGCAGGAGGAATCCTTGATGCTAACATGCACATTAGAGAACAACAGTGGCTTTGTTCTAGAACGCGGTTGGTTCCTGTGCATTCACGTCCACCCAGCGTCCAGTTCCCCGGCTGCTGAAACCAAGAACCCTTCGAGAACGTACACCTTCCCACTCCAGAAGCTGGAGACAGGACGCGAGGCCTCCCAGACCTTGCCTCTCGGAACCAccaaatctctctccctccctctgaccGTGTACTGCTCCCTCATGTTCTCCACGTGTTCTATCGGTTCTCCAGAAGAACCGCAATTCAAAGGACTGGAGAACACTGGTCTTGTTCAACAACGGCCTTCAACGCTCACGGCCCTCACCCCCTCTAAAGACTGTGTGTGCCTACCCCTGAACACGCTAACTGTAGACGCGCTGGACGCATTCCAACTAGATACCGCCGCGTCAGTCACCAGCACGGTCTCCAGGCAGCAGTTGTCGACGACGGCAACAATGTCACCTGACCCCATCCACGCCCTCCTCGTCTCCCGGGGGATGGAGGTCGACGGTGACCTCTCCAAGGTCAGAGACCAGAGGTCACAGCCATATGCAGCGGTGGTGAAGATCTCCGCAGAGTGCCTGAGAGCCAGACTTAAAG ATATAGGCTCCAGCGCGGCTCCAGAGACAAGGGGGCAAGAGCCGTGTCTGGCTGCCCTCAGGTGGCTCCTCAGTGGGGACGGCGTCAGGACAGAGAGGGGGCTGCTGGAGCCTCTGCAGACACCCATGGTCATGGGGCATGGACCCACGGGTTGCTCAGCTAAGATAAGCGTTAAAGAG GTGACAATGAGTGACGTGTATGTGTCTGGTCCGCTGAGTGTGCTGGAGGTCCACATAGAGAGCTTCTCCTTGGAGATGGTGTGTGGGCTGCATCACGCCGTGCTCCAACGCATACAG AGCCTTGTGAATGGCTGCAGAAGGAGCCAGGAGCCCCATGTGCGGCTGAGAGAGGAGAGTCTGAGGCAGGCCGTCCAGCGTGCAGAG GCTCTCCATAAGGCTCTGCAGGAGGCCCTGGCCCCCACTGCCCTGGGCATCAGCAGCACCAGCCACAACACCACCCACAAGCTACTCTCCATCTATCAACAGCTGCGAGACAACCCACTACTCGTCctctga